Proteins from one Ornithobacterium rhinotracheale genomic window:
- a CDS encoding prephenate dehydratase, whose product MKIAIQGGLGSFHHQAASMLFDGDSYEILDKDHFRGVAEALVKGECTYGLIALENSIAGCILPNYNLIKNNDLKIVGELYMPIEHHLMVIPGVKIEDLSEIYSHSMALLQCEDFLNQYPKIRRIDYVDTANSAKKIKTEDLHHAGAIGSKVAAELYGLEIIKPAIQSNKDNYTRFVLLCRELPDNQDFNKISLRFSLPHQKGSLANILMQFAVHGFNMTKIQSMPIVDMPWQYEFYVDVIVHHHERFAKVLDIIQLMAEDIEILGKYKNGNL is encoded by the coding sequence GTGAAGATAGCAATACAAGGAGGTTTGGGCTCTTTTCATCATCAAGCAGCGAGCATGCTCTTTGATGGCGATAGCTACGAAATCTTGGACAAAGACCACTTTAGAGGCGTAGCCGAAGCACTCGTGAAAGGTGAATGCACCTATGGGCTCATCGCGCTCGAGAACTCTATCGCGGGTTGCATTTTGCCTAATTACAATTTAATCAAGAATAATGATTTAAAAATCGTGGGCGAACTCTACATGCCCATTGAGCACCATTTAATGGTGATTCCAGGAGTAAAAATCGAGGATTTAAGCGAAATTTATTCTCACTCCATGGCACTTTTGCAATGCGAAGATTTCCTAAATCAATATCCCAAAATCCGTAGAATTGACTATGTGGACACGGCTAATTCTGCCAAAAAAATCAAAACCGAAGATTTGCACCACGCGGGTGCCATTGGCTCAAAAGTTGCCGCAGAATTATATGGTTTAGAAATTATAAAACCCGCAATACAAAGTAACAAAGACAACTATACGCGCTTTGTGTTACTGTGTCGAGAATTACCTGATAATCAAGATTTTAATAAAATTTCTTTACGCTTTTCGCTCCCGCACCAAAAGGGAAGCCTTGCCAATATCTTGATGCAATTTGCAGTGCATGGATTCAATATGACCAAAATCCAATCGATGCCTATCGTGGATATGCCGTGGCAGTATGAGTTTTATGTAGATGTGATTGTACACCACCACGAGCGTTTTGCCAAGGTGCTAGACATCATTCAGCTCATGGCAGAAGATATTGAGATTTTAGGCAAGTATAAAAATGGGAATTTGTAG
- a CDS encoding GLPGLI family protein, whose product MKNLFFLSIFLYPLFFLAQPAKELQLNVSEDPYNKTKLGYDNPMVYGQHKSEHFISTATPYHEKSLGKNTQNIYYAYKTLPNPKNKKNQRMGLTILQMGERLLKFTDRAILKDDSLRETFSKKDIYTSDLNKAGKFLNKVGFNNNVFIDLNTKQTTVQNAIGLSGLEYTIPTPQLKWQLQKDKKEILGYAVQKATTQYGGRDWVAWFAKDIPLSYGPYLFGGLPGLILEMHDAEDEHHFTAIAMSTTPRPFYKRIYEEPRGRKTTESEALKAIKISFEDRLLRPFNPIEKF is encoded by the coding sequence ATGAAAAATCTATTTTTTCTCAGCATATTTTTATATCCGCTATTCTTTTTAGCTCAACCAGCTAAAGAACTACAACTAAATGTCTCTGAAGACCCCTATAACAAAACCAAATTAGGCTATGACAATCCTATGGTTTATGGACAACATAAATCTGAACATTTTATTTCTACGGCAACCCCTTACCATGAAAAATCATTAGGCAAAAACACACAAAACATTTACTATGCTTATAAAACCTTACCTAATCCCAAAAACAAAAAAAATCAAAGAATGGGGCTTACCATTTTGCAAATGGGTGAGAGACTCTTAAAATTTACCGACAGAGCTATCTTAAAAGATGACTCTCTTAGAGAAACTTTCTCGAAAAAAGACATATACACAAGCGACCTTAACAAAGCTGGGAAGTTTTTAAACAAAGTGGGGTTTAACAACAATGTGTTTATTGATTTAAACACAAAACAAACTACCGTACAAAATGCAATTGGTCTTTCAGGACTAGAATACACAATCCCTACGCCACAGCTAAAATGGCAACTGCAAAAGGATAAAAAAGAGATTTTGGGCTATGCGGTGCAAAAAGCCACCACCCAATACGGAGGCAGAGATTGGGTTGCTTGGTTCGCTAAAGACATTCCGCTATCATATGGGCCTTATTTATTTGGAGGCTTGCCTGGGCTAATTTTGGAAATGCACGATGCCGAAGACGAGCACCACTTTACAGCCATAGCCATGAGCACCACCCCACGCCCATTCTATAAAAGAATTTATGAGGAACCAAGAGGACGAAAAACCACCGAAAGTGAAGCACTAAAAGCTATCAAAATCAGTTTTGAAGATAGATTATTACGCCCTTTCAACCCCATAGAAAAATTTTAA
- a CDS encoding GLPGLI family protein: MKKLLLLSTFLISAISFAQPVISGDVNMPADPYNETALGNSSQNIYYTYTKVPNPELKEKTKTGLTVLQIGKDLTKFTDETIIKVDSLFKAFAKKGTANTSDMNKLLATMHGAGYYSNVFNNLKTKQTTIQNAMDISGLEYTIPTPTLKWQLQKDKKEILGYTVQKATTQHGGREWVAWFAKDIPLSYGPYVFNGLPGLILEVYDTEDEHHFTATGMDNKPQAIYKRIYDDEIKTSEEKAKKALKNNYESPKYNRPYNPIDKS, from the coding sequence ATGAAAAAACTATTATTACTTAGCACTTTTTTAATTTCAGCAATTTCTTTTGCCCAGCCGGTAATTTCAGGCGATGTAAATATGCCTGCCGATCCTTATAATGAAACAGCGTTGGGCAACAGCTCCCAAAATATTTATTACACTTACACCAAAGTACCCAATCCAGAGCTTAAAGAAAAAACCAAAACAGGACTCACTGTTTTACAAATAGGAAAGGATTTAACAAAATTCACTGATGAAACTATAATAAAAGTAGACTCTCTATTTAAAGCCTTTGCAAAAAAAGGAACGGCAAATACAAGCGATATGAATAAATTGCTTGCAACAATGCACGGTGCTGGATATTATAGCAATGTATTCAATAATTTAAAAACAAAACAAACTACTATACAAAACGCCATGGATATTTCAGGATTAGAGTACACCATTCCTACTCCAACGCTAAAATGGCAACTGCAAAAGGATAAAAAAGAGATTTTGGGCTACACGGTACAAAAAGCTACCACCCAACACGGAGGCAGAGAATGGGTAGCTTGGTTTGCTAAAGACATTCCGCTATCATATGGCCCTTATGTGTTTAATGGACTGCCAGGGCTAATCTTGGAAGTTTATGACACCGAGGATGAGCACCACTTCACTGCCACAGGTATGGACAATAAGCCACAAGCCATTTACAAACGAATCTATGACGATGAAATTAAAACTTCTGAAGAAAAAGCTAAAAAAGCCTTAAAAAATAATTATGAAAGCCCAAAATATAATCGCCCTTACAACCCAATTGATAAATCTTAA
- a CDS encoding DUF3843 family protein → MSKAYIKDWMTTKPYTKQTNTELFYLEAANEVLEKLKKSSDFIGHFLDKESFKDLAIFLTSYFEDVISNVGLFRAFIALHQEIYKKSLPFYVAKNYTEGDINIQDVQFLVWYFLNLQKQDVFVNPYSPELKELAQNVWQVFDQEYEYAPENTQIADFFKLENPENLDEVRYFIDKILTRSYLFTQDTGIELYMRTAALKTGNQQDFKLYKNHRDKFVLNFPTKLLAKRGTEWAAALYGKKEEAQDIKNMGLNSHAALLYKGENGEDLEMKHLSSGKTILVSKDNFEDYKKMPENAILYAGISPWKGKYSLTGIINAFNYDENLVENAKRDYVARQAIQDEKDKKEYLKNIKKQEKVFLEKTGGVPYKILSAEESIDFINDFFDTLDEQKIEKYNEDIATLVQSIQNSTHIQNAVLFFNPNFGLEFYSNLATELEVDDNPFKEEVANPTLLMKLMMADTYSREFFDFYYQLMKEKKSDQIDFLKDFSEKDIDFMLRFYKPTRYGN, encoded by the coding sequence ATGAGCAAAGCATATATAAAGGACTGGATGACCACCAAGCCTTACACCAAACAAACCAACACAGAGCTGTTTTACCTAGAAGCCGCAAATGAAGTTTTAGAAAAATTGAAAAAATCTTCGGATTTTATCGGTCATTTTCTGGACAAAGAAAGCTTTAAAGATTTGGCAATTTTCTTGACTTCGTATTTCGAAGATGTGATTTCAAATGTAGGCTTGTTCCGTGCTTTTATCGCGCTACACCAAGAAATTTATAAAAAAAGTCTACCATTTTATGTGGCCAAAAACTACACCGAGGGAGACATCAACATTCAAGATGTTCAATTTTTGGTTTGGTATTTCTTGAATTTACAGAAACAAGATGTTTTTGTGAATCCGTATAGTCCAGAATTAAAGGAATTGGCGCAAAATGTGTGGCAAGTCTTTGACCAAGAGTACGAATACGCACCAGAAAACACGCAAATTGCAGATTTCTTTAAACTTGAAAATCCTGAAAACTTGGACGAAGTGCGCTATTTCATCGATAAGATTTTAACACGCAGTTACCTTTTTACCCAAGACACAGGGATTGAGCTCTACATGCGCACCGCTGCCTTGAAAACGGGTAATCAGCAAGATTTTAAATTATATAAAAACCATAGAGATAAATTTGTCTTAAACTTCCCGACCAAGCTTTTGGCTAAACGAGGCACCGAGTGGGCGGCTGCACTTTATGGCAAAAAAGAGGAAGCGCAAGACATCAAAAACATGGGATTGAACTCGCACGCAGCGTTGCTCTACAAAGGCGAAAATGGCGAGGATTTGGAAATGAAGCATTTAAGCTCGGGAAAAACCATTTTGGTAAGCAAAGATAATTTTGAGGACTACAAAAAAATGCCTGAAAATGCAATTTTGTATGCAGGCATCAGTCCATGGAAAGGCAAGTATTCCCTCACGGGAATCATCAATGCCTTTAATTATGACGAGAATTTGGTAGAAAATGCCAAACGCGATTATGTGGCACGCCAAGCCATTCAAGATGAAAAGGATAAAAAAGAATATTTAAAAAATATCAAAAAACAAGAAAAGGTATTTTTAGAAAAAACAGGTGGTGTTCCTTACAAAATCCTTTCGGCGGAAGAATCAATCGATTTCATCAATGACTTTTTTGACACGCTCGACGAACAAAAAATCGAAAAATATAACGAAGATATTGCAACGCTGGTACAATCAATTCAAAACAGTACACACATCCAGAATGCGGTATTATTCTTTAATCCTAATTTTGGGCTTGAGTTTTATAGCAATCTTGCTACCGAATTGGAGGTGGACGACAATCCTTTCAAGGAAGAAGTTGCCAACCCTACTTTGCTAATGAAATTGATGATGGCAGACACTTATTCTCGAGAATTTTTTGATTTCTATTATCAATTAATGAAAGAGAAAAAATCGGATCAAATCGATTTTTTGAAGGATTTCAGCGAAAAAGACATCGATTTTATGCTTAGATTCTATAAACCTACACGCTACGGAAATTAG
- the pgi gene encoding glucose-6-phosphate isomerase, whose protein sequence is MQNINPTQTEAWKKLQAHYEETKDLHLKDLFAANAQRFDEFSVKWNEFLFDYSKNRINQKTIDLLVELAEECQLQDAIDSMFAGEHINQTEDRAVMHTALRNQGEEVLIDGENVLPQVRKVLAQMKDFSHRVISGEWKGYTGKAITDVVNIGIGGSDLGPVMVVEALKHYKTHLNIHFVSNVDGTHIAETTKKLNPETTLFIVASKTFTTQETMTNANSAKKWFLDSGAKQSDIAKHFVALSTNAKDVTAFGIAEENMFEFWNWVGGRYSLWSAIGLSIALAVGYEKFEELLLGAYEVDEHFRTTEFKQNIPVLMALIGIWYNNFYGAESYAILPYEQYLHRFPAYLQQGDMESNGKSIDRNGQKVTYQTGPIIWGEAGTNGQHAFYQLIHQGTKLIPADFIAGARSNNNVSDHHEKLLANFFAQTEALAFGKSETQVRAELEKEGKSKEEIEFLLPYKVFDGNRPTNSILYKKLTPKTLGSLIALYEQKIFVQGIIWNIFSFDQWGVELGKQLAKAILAEINAGDTVTDHDSSTNGLMNAYLKMK, encoded by the coding sequence ATGCAAAATATAAACCCTACTCAGACCGAGGCTTGGAAAAAGCTACAAGCCCATTACGAAGAGACCAAAGACCTTCATTTAAAAGATTTATTCGCAGCAAACGCTCAACGCTTTGATGAGTTTAGCGTAAAATGGAACGAATTTTTGTTTGACTATTCCAAAAACCGAATCAATCAAAAAACAATCGACTTGCTCGTGGAACTTGCCGAGGAATGCCAATTGCAAGATGCGATAGATTCTATGTTTGCGGGAGAGCACATCAACCAAACAGAAGACCGTGCCGTGATGCACACTGCACTACGCAACCAAGGCGAGGAAGTCTTAATCGATGGCGAAAATGTATTGCCGCAAGTGCGCAAAGTTTTAGCTCAAATGAAAGACTTTAGCCACCGTGTGATTTCTGGCGAATGGAAAGGCTATACTGGCAAAGCGATTACAGATGTGGTAAACATAGGAATCGGCGGTTCGGATCTTGGTCCCGTGATGGTGGTCGAGGCATTGAAACATTACAAAACTCATTTAAACATACATTTTGTATCGAATGTAGACGGCACACACATCGCAGAAACCACCAAAAAACTAAATCCAGAAACGACTTTGTTTATCGTGGCTTCTAAAACTTTTACCACCCAAGAAACCATGACCAATGCTAATTCGGCTAAAAAATGGTTTTTGGACAGCGGAGCCAAACAAAGCGACATTGCGAAACATTTCGTAGCACTTTCTACCAATGCCAAAGATGTTACTGCGTTTGGAATTGCAGAAGAAAACATGTTTGAATTCTGGAACTGGGTAGGCGGTCGTTATTCATTATGGAGCGCGATTGGCTTAAGCATTGCACTTGCTGTGGGCTACGAAAAATTTGAGGAATTGCTACTCGGTGCTTACGAAGTAGATGAGCATTTCAGAACCACTGAATTTAAACAAAACATTCCTGTTTTGATGGCACTTATTGGCATTTGGTACAACAATTTCTACGGAGCAGAAAGCTATGCAATTTTGCCTTACGAGCAGTATTTGCACCGTTTCCCAGCCTATTTGCAACAAGGCGATATGGAAAGCAATGGTAAATCTATCGACCGAAACGGACAAAAAGTGACTTACCAAACAGGACCAATCATTTGGGGAGAAGCAGGAACCAATGGGCAACACGCTTTTTATCAATTAATTCACCAAGGGACTAAATTAATCCCAGCTGATTTTATCGCAGGGGCTCGTTCCAACAACAATGTGAGCGATCATCACGAAAAACTTTTGGCAAACTTCTTTGCTCAGACCGAGGCACTTGCTTTTGGAAAATCCGAAACACAAGTGAGAGCGGAACTCGAAAAAGAAGGAAAATCCAAAGAAGAAATCGAATTCTTGTTGCCTTACAAGGTATTTGATGGCAACCGCCCTACCAATTCCATTTTGTATAAAAAATTAACCCCAAAAACATTGGGTAGCTTGATTGCCTTGTATGAGCAAAAAATCTTTGTTCAAGGTATCATCTGGAACATCTTTAGTTTCGACCAATGGGGCGTAGAACTTGGTAAACAATTGGCTAAAGCTATCTTAGCGGAAATCAATGCGGGAGATACCGTAACAGACCACGACAGCTCTACCAATGGATTGATGAATGCTTATTTAAAAATGAAATAA